One stretch of Pradoshia sp. D12 DNA includes these proteins:
- a CDS encoding asparaginase, giving the protein MKKISLITTGGTIASKEISKGLLNSGAMSGEELAALCQLPEGFDIKIIDLMQKPSMHIGFEDMVLIKEAIEKELEDEGVCGVVVTHGTDSLEETAYFLDLTTKDPRPIVVTGSQRSPQDVGTDVYSNLRNSIYVAANQHLKHSGVLVVFNERIYSARYVKKVHASNLQGFESFGYGYLGIIDNDVVSVYQKPIYNESYKIGPEIPRVDIVKCYTGADGIMIDAAVNAGARGIVLEGVGRGQVTPLMVNSIQSALDNGITIVISTSAEEGKVYPAYGYHGSAHDLQNRGVILGEDYDSKKARLKLAILLSNGNVDIKAAFKL; this is encoded by the coding sequence ATGAAGAAAATTTCACTAATTACGACTGGTGGAACGATTGCCAGTAAAGAAATCTCTAAAGGACTTCTGAATTCGGGTGCTATGAGTGGTGAGGAATTAGCAGCACTCTGTCAGTTGCCGGAGGGTTTCGATATAAAAATTATAGATTTAATGCAAAAGCCTTCCATGCATATTGGTTTCGAAGATATGGTTTTAATAAAAGAAGCCATTGAAAAGGAATTGGAGGATGAAGGAGTTTGTGGAGTGGTAGTCACTCATGGAACGGATTCGTTAGAGGAAACGGCTTATTTTCTTGATCTAACAACTAAAGATCCAAGACCAATAGTGGTAACAGGCTCACAGCGCTCCCCTCAGGATGTCGGAACCGATGTATATTCCAATTTACGGAATTCAATCTATGTAGCCGCAAATCAACACTTAAAGCATAGCGGAGTTTTGGTTGTCTTTAATGAGCGGATATATTCTGCAAGATACGTGAAAAAAGTCCATGCTTCGAATCTCCAGGGCTTTGAATCATTTGGTTATGGATATCTTGGAATCATCGATAATGATGTAGTCAGCGTCTATCAAAAGCCGATCTATAATGAATCTTACAAAATCGGTCCGGAAATACCGCGCGTTGATATCGTAAAATGCTATACAGGTGCAGATGGGATTATGATTGATGCCGCTGTAAATGCCGGCGCACGTGGAATTGTGCTAGAAGGAGTCGGCCGTGGGCAAGTAACACCTTTAATGGTCAACTCAATCCAATCTGCTTTGGATAACGGGATAACAATTGTTATCAGTACAAGTGCGGAAGAAGGAAAAGTGTATCCTGCCTATGGATACCACGGCAGTGCGCATGACCTGCAAAATAGGGGTGTGATTCTAGGTGAGGATTATGACAGCAAGAAGGCAAGATTGAAATTGGCCATATTATTATCCAATGGTAATGTCGATATCAAGGCTGCGTTTAAGTTGTAG
- a CDS encoding YpdA family putative bacillithiol disulfide reductase, protein MHYEEAIVIGGGPCGMSASISLKEIGKNPLIIEKGNIVNSIYHYPTHQTFFSTSEKLEIGDVAFITENRKPIRLQALTYYREVAKRKNLRINTYECVEVIEKQKNGLFRIKTTKNEYETPYCIIATGYYDQPNMMNIPGENLDKVYHYFKEGHPFYDMDVVVIGGKNSSVDAALELVKAGARVTVIYRGNVYSKSIKPWILPEFESYVRNGIIKMEFNSVVKEIKEQTVIYEKEGQIIEIQNDFVFAMTGYHPDYSLLTNVGVEIQSDTGKPMIDEQTMETNIENLFVAGVIVAGNNANEIFIENGRFHGGQIANAVKDKEGLE, encoded by the coding sequence ATGCACTATGAAGAAGCAATTGTGATTGGCGGCGGACCATGTGGTATGTCAGCTTCCATTAGTTTAAAGGAAATTGGTAAAAATCCATTGATTATTGAAAAGGGGAATATTGTTAATTCGATTTATCATTACCCAACACATCAAACCTTTTTCTCAACCAGTGAGAAATTAGAAATTGGGGATGTCGCTTTCATTACTGAAAATCGGAAACCTATTCGACTCCAGGCATTAACATACTATAGAGAAGTAGCGAAGAGGAAGAATCTCAGAATAAATACATATGAATGTGTGGAAGTAATAGAAAAGCAGAAGAATGGATTATTTAGAATAAAAACAACCAAAAATGAATATGAAACACCATACTGTATCATTGCAACGGGCTATTATGATCAACCAAATATGATGAATATACCAGGTGAAAATTTGGATAAGGTATACCATTATTTCAAAGAAGGACATCCTTTCTACGATATGGATGTGGTTGTGATCGGTGGCAAAAATTCAAGCGTAGATGCTGCGCTAGAGCTTGTAAAAGCGGGAGCAAGAGTAACAGTCATATATCGGGGAAATGTTTATTCAAAAAGCATTAAACCTTGGATTTTGCCCGAGTTTGAATCATATGTCCGCAACGGAATTATCAAAATGGAATTTAATTCAGTCGTAAAAGAGATTAAAGAGCAAACTGTAATTTATGAAAAAGAGGGGCAAATAATCGAAATACAAAATGATTTTGTTTTTGCTATGACAGGGTACCATCCGGATTACAGCCTTCTAACCAATGTAGGTGTTGAAATACAAAGTGATACAGGGAAACCAATGATTGATGAGCAAACAATGGAAACAAACATAGAGAACCTATTTGTGGCTGGTGTGATTGTGGCCGGAAATAATGCTAATGAAATTTTTATTGAGAATGGAAGATTTCATGGTGGACAAATAGCAAATGCGGTAAAAGATAAGGAAGGGTTGGAGTAG
- a CDS encoding Glu/Leu/Phe/Val family dehydrogenase codes for MTADHHSTEDKLDVLKSTQTVIHKALDKLGYPEEVFELLKEPLRMLTVKIPVKMDDGSVTVFTGYRAQHNDAIGPTKGGIRFHPNVTENEIKALSIWMSLKCGIVDLPYGGAKGGIICDPRNMSFRELERLSRGYVRAISQLVGPTKDIPAPDVFTNSQIMAWMMDEYSRIDEFNSPGFITGKPLVLGGSHGRESATAKGVTICIHEAIKKRGMDLVGAKVVVQGFGNAGSFLAKFMHDAGAKVIGISDANGALHDPDGLDIDYLLDRRDSFGTVTNLFTNTITNQELLELECDVLVPAAIENQITDENAHNIRAKIVVEAANGPTTLEGTRILTDRGILLVPDVLASAGGVTVSYFEWVQNNQGYYWTEEEVEEKLQKVMVKSFNTIYDTAQSRRVDMRLAAYMVGVRKMAEASRFRGWI; via the coding sequence ATGACAGCCGACCATCATTCCACTGAGGACAAACTAGATGTTTTAAAATCGACTCAGACTGTCATCCATAAGGCTTTAGATAAGCTTGGATATCCAGAAGAGGTATTTGAATTATTGAAGGAACCGCTTCGTATGCTAACTGTGAAAATCCCTGTTAAAATGGACGATGGTTCTGTAACGGTTTTCACTGGTTATCGTGCTCAACATAATGACGCTATAGGTCCGACAAAAGGTGGAATTCGTTTTCATCCTAATGTTACAGAGAATGAGATTAAAGCTTTATCCATATGGATGAGTTTGAAATGTGGCATTGTAGACTTACCGTATGGAGGGGCAAAAGGCGGTATCATATGTGATCCGCGCAATATGTCTTTTCGGGAATTGGAAAGGCTTAGCCGTGGATATGTCAGGGCGATAAGCCAATTGGTCGGTCCTACAAAAGATATCCCGGCACCGGATGTTTTCACCAATTCACAGATTATGGCCTGGATGATGGATGAATACAGTCGTATAGATGAATTTAACTCTCCGGGATTTATTACCGGTAAACCGCTTGTTCTTGGCGGTTCACATGGCAGGGAATCAGCCACTGCCAAAGGGGTAACTATTTGTATCCATGAAGCGATTAAAAAACGTGGAATGGATTTAGTAGGAGCGAAAGTTGTTGTCCAAGGCTTTGGAAATGCAGGAAGCTTTTTGGCAAAATTCATGCATGATGCCGGTGCCAAGGTAATCGGTATTTCAGATGCAAATGGGGCTTTACATGATCCCGATGGCCTTGATATTGATTACTTGCTGGATCGTCGAGACAGCTTTGGTACAGTAACCAACCTATTCACGAATACGATAACCAACCAAGAATTACTTGAACTGGAATGTGATGTTTTGGTACCTGCCGCAATTGAAAATCAAATTACAGACGAAAACGCTCACAATATACGAGCGAAGATTGTCGTTGAAGCTGCTAATGGTCCAACCACTTTGGAAGGAACGCGTATTCTAACAGATCGCGGTATACTGTTAGTACCGGACGTTTTAGCTTCTGCCGGTGGTGTTACAGTATCTTATTTTGAATGGGTACAGAATAATCAAGGATACTATTGGACTGAAGAAGAAGTTGAGGAAAAATTACAAAAAGTAATGGTTAAATCATTTAATACCATCTACGATACAGCTCAATCCCGCCGTGTAGACATGCGCCTCGCTGCCTATATGGTTGGGGTACGGAAAATGGCCGAAGCATCGCGTTTCAGAGGCTGGATTTAA
- a CDS encoding adaptor protein MecA, protein MKLKQINPTLFKLFIPYDELKDRGVTCQVLTSHSVETHSFFYHIIQEVLEECGNLVAGFFQMDVYSYPCYGIYIILKRDAYNLNEDLEEEEEIEGYLSVNIMKRDQVIYEFAEFDDVVQACRIIKTSWNVKGILYFWKSKYYLEIKEDTLINQATLMSILLEFGEFSTLSKEYLSDYGHRISKENIITIIKKYFLS, encoded by the coding sequence ATGAAGCTTAAACAAATCAATCCGACATTGTTCAAACTATTTATTCCCTACGATGAATTGAAAGACAGAGGTGTTACCTGTCAGGTGCTAACCAGTCATTCGGTGGAAACCCATAGCTTTTTTTATCATATTATTCAAGAAGTGCTTGAAGAATGTGGGAATTTGGTTGCTGGATTTTTTCAGATGGATGTATACTCTTATCCATGCTACGGAATCTATATAATTTTAAAAAGGGATGCGTACAATTTAAACGAAGATCTCGAAGAAGAAGAAGAAATAGAAGGGTACCTATCTGTTAATATAATGAAGCGAGATCAAGTCATATATGAATTTGCGGAGTTTGATGATGTGGTACAAGCTTGCAGAATTATAAAGACTAGCTGGAATGTGAAAGGAATCCTTTATTTTTGGAAGTCCAAATACTATTTAGAGATAAAAGAAGATACTCTTATAAACCAAGCAACTCTTATGTCTATTCTTTTGGAGTTTGGAGAATTCTCGACCTTGAGTAAAGAATACCTGTCGGATTACGGACACAGGATAAGTAAAGAGAATATAATTACTATTATAAAAAAATATTTCCTATCATAA
- a CDS encoding metallophosphoesterase, which yields MAVLFFFGLLIALCVCLLIYMYRLAHQDRVIDHTFEFSTFPSDETITIFFISDIHRRVISNEIIGQVKGKADFVLIGGDLAEKGVPLDRIKENLTKLKSVGPVYFIWGNNDYEIDRHELDALFVELDIHELLDTSVLFETKDGGKICLLGIDFYDEEEQTGRLDLAMEEAESDSFRILASHTPKIEKEIEKSYGIDLVLSGHTHGGQIRIFGMGRYKLGGVSERNDTTILTSNGYGTSLLPLRLMAKPETHLIHLKKLTPS from the coding sequence ATGGCAGTGCTGTTCTTTTTTGGTTTATTAATTGCTTTATGTGTGTGCTTACTCATATATATGTACAGGCTTGCGCATCAGGACCGAGTGATTGATCATACGTTTGAATTCAGTACATTTCCAAGTGATGAGACCATCACAATCTTTTTTATTTCAGATATACATAGGCGGGTCATCAGTAATGAAATTATTGGGCAGGTAAAAGGGAAGGCTGATTTTGTTTTAATTGGCGGTGACCTAGCTGAAAAAGGGGTACCGCTAGATAGAATAAAAGAAAATTTAACTAAATTAAAAAGTGTAGGTCCTGTTTATTTCATATGGGGTAATAATGATTATGAAATAGATAGACATGAACTGGATGCACTTTTTGTAGAGTTGGATATCCATGAATTACTAGATACAAGCGTACTGTTTGAAACAAAGGATGGCGGTAAAATATGCCTGCTTGGAATTGACTTTTATGATGAAGAGGAACAAACGGGGCGGCTTGATTTGGCAATGGAAGAAGCGGAATCTGACAGTTTTAGAATTCTAGCCAGTCATACTCCGAAAATTGAAAAGGAAATTGAGAAATCATATGGAATTGATTTAGTATTGAGCGGCCATACACATGGGGGACAAATTAGGATTTTTGGAATGGGCAGATATAAATTGGGCGGCGTCAGCGAGAGGAATGATACGACCATCCTAACAAGTAATGGATATGGAACAAGCTTACTTCCGCTGCGATTAATGGCAAAACCTGAGACTCATTTAATCCATTTAAAGAAGTTAACTCCTTCATGA
- a CDS encoding CBS domain-containing protein, whose protein sequence is MFVKNIMISKYHCHTVSYNDTLQEVFSVLDEHQIEGVPVLKGNKYIGTITRYRVYKAAFLSELPRDIFLKETKAESIAEVNKTLKEDEIYENIFLDLKEIPLLAVVDDYEYFHGIVTRYDIIEQFQSTFGVHVPGVRIALTTVETKGRIARLTEIARQYQQQIISLVTFDETDKLLRRIVIKVVKAPNVDKFIRKLEESGFRVLHIDEKVLHIDQK, encoded by the coding sequence ATGTTTGTAAAGAATATCATGATTTCAAAATATCATTGTCATACGGTTTCTTACAATGATACTCTTCAAGAGGTTTTCTCGGTGCTGGATGAACATCAAATTGAGGGAGTGCCAGTTCTTAAAGGAAATAAGTATATAGGTACGATCACAAGGTATCGAGTATACAAAGCAGCCTTCTTATCAGAGCTGCCGAGAGATATTTTTTTAAAGGAAACAAAAGCAGAATCGATCGCTGAGGTAAACAAAACATTAAAAGAAGACGAAATATACGAAAATATATTTTTGGACTTAAAAGAGATACCTTTATTAGCCGTAGTGGATGATTACGAGTATTTCCATGGCATTGTTACGCGCTATGATATAATTGAACAATTCCAGAGTACCTTTGGCGTTCATGTACCTGGTGTGAGGATAGCATTAACTACAGTCGAAACCAAGGGGCGTATTGCCAGGTTAACTGAGATTGCAAGGCAATATCAGCAACAAATAATTTCATTAGTTACCTTTGATGAAACCGATAAACTTTTAAGGCGCATTGTCATTAAAGTAGTGAAAGCGCCGAATGTAGATAAATTTATCCGTAAATTAGAGGAATCAGGCTTTAGAGTCTTGCATATTGATGAAAAAGTTTTGCATATTGATCAAAAATAA
- a CDS encoding YpbF family protein yields the protein MEAYINDLDEHTDEATKIMLNNVVKRKRKFDHYKSRHFLFIYITLGLTAILVVYVYKNIIPLYSYSFMSMYNYFFDNEFIILCMLMLAFMYGGMLYYKKKMDKAEKEFHALRCEIIDRSKDLWKNDVAWKNRHILFNKFKDLYDINLFHENK from the coding sequence ATGGAAGCGTATATCAATGATTTGGACGAACATACCGATGAGGCTACAAAAATAATGCTCAACAATGTGGTGAAAAGAAAACGCAAGTTCGATCATTATAAATCCCGTCATTTTTTATTTATTTACATTACATTAGGTTTAACAGCAATTCTAGTTGTTTATGTATATAAGAACATTATTCCTCTTTATTCTTATTCTTTTATGTCCATGTATAACTATTTTTTTGACAATGAGTTTATCATTCTCTGTATGCTAATGCTTGCCTTTATGTATGGAGGGATGCTTTATTACAAAAAAAAGATGGACAAGGCAGAAAAGGAATTTCACGCACTGCGATGTGAGATTATAGATAGGAGTAAGGATCTATGGAAAAATGATGTAGCTTGGAAAAATAGACATATCCTCTTTAATAAATTTAAAGATTTATATGATATTAATCTTTTTCACGAAAATAAATAA
- a CDS encoding CPBP family intramembrane glutamic endopeptidase: MKNKQAELVSQLKDEELYKALIQTQLLLLIISSFLGIWVFDDIQEFLLLFDFQDWSILLIGIPAGLLVVLYDLLSMRYLPERYFNDGGINQRIFSSLNGRQLVFIVLLVSISEELLFRGIIQTYVGLWMASLIFALIHIRYLYNVYLFVNILLLSFFIGFIYEWTGNLFVTIAMHFTIDLILGFIINKQAGKVKAVL; the protein is encoded by the coding sequence ATGAAAAATAAACAGGCAGAGCTCGTGAGTCAGCTAAAGGATGAGGAACTATACAAGGCATTGATTCAAACTCAATTGCTTTTGCTTATAATCTCCTCTTTTTTGGGTATATGGGTCTTTGATGATATACAGGAGTTTTTATTGTTATTTGATTTTCAAGATTGGTCTATCCTTCTTATAGGAATCCCAGCCGGATTGCTGGTAGTTCTCTACGACTTACTTTCGATGAGGTATCTTCCCGAGAGATACTTTAATGATGGTGGAATCAATCAACGTATTTTTAGTTCTCTCAATGGACGGCAACTAGTCTTTATTGTCCTATTAGTCTCGATCAGTGAGGAATTATTATTCAGGGGAATCATTCAAACATATGTTGGTTTATGGATGGCCAGCCTCATATTTGCACTAATCCATATAAGGTATTTATATAATGTATACTTGTTTGTGAATATCTTGTTGCTAAGTTTCTTTATTGGGTTTATCTATGAGTGGACAGGCAATTTATTTGTTACAATCGCGATGCATTTCACCATTGATTTAATCCTTGGATTTATCATAAATAAGCAAGCAGGCAAGGTAAAAGCAGTCTTATAA
- a CDS encoding RecQ family ATP-dependent DNA helicase: MQPLEAQLEKMFGFQTFRTGQKEVIESIITGKDTLAMLPTGTGKTLCFQMPGYLMDGLVIIISPLLALMQDQVEQMKAKGEKKVASLNSFLTLQERDMVLRSLSLLKFLYISPEMLQSRFILDKLKKLNIALFVVDEAHCISQWGYDFRPSYLQLGRIREELNNPLTLALTATATPEVQEDILKNLCMEDAARVIHSVNRENISILVEEAADYQHKLQILIDALNKVPGAGVIYVSSRKLAEQLSGFLLEKGFDGVAYYHGGMETSDRILIQQQFLSGQLRIIVATNAFGMGINKNDIRFILHVNMPLSVEAYVQEIGRAGRDGLPAVAILLYSEGDEWQASHLIERDFPIRSEIEWVIHHEASNLTAEEFIGDDKIERIKELNKALLKGNILDPYERIERIDVELENRKKEKLMKLYLLKKWILSTECRKSSIASYFNQELQNKTKTCCDRCGATLDELIGILPKQRQDIPREDQNWRMQLKQLFTGRAE; encoded by the coding sequence ATGCAGCCGCTAGAAGCTCAATTAGAAAAAATGTTCGGATTCCAAACGTTTCGAACTGGACAGAAGGAAGTAATAGAATCCATTATCACCGGCAAAGATACACTTGCTATGCTGCCAACTGGGACCGGTAAAACCTTGTGTTTTCAGATGCCCGGATACTTGATGGATGGATTGGTTATTATCATTTCACCATTGTTGGCTCTTATGCAAGATCAGGTAGAACAAATGAAGGCGAAAGGCGAAAAAAAGGTTGCCTCCTTAAATTCATTTTTAACCCTGCAGGAACGGGATATGGTGCTGAGGTCATTATCATTATTAAAATTTTTATATATCTCGCCAGAAATGCTGCAATCCAGATTTATTTTAGATAAATTAAAAAAGCTCAACATTGCATTGTTTGTTGTAGATGAAGCGCACTGTATATCACAATGGGGTTATGATTTCAGACCGAGTTATTTGCAGCTCGGCCGTATTAGAGAAGAACTGAATAACCCATTGACCTTAGCTTTAACAGCTACTGCTACTCCTGAGGTTCAAGAGGATATTTTAAAAAATTTATGTATGGAGGATGCGGCGAGAGTAATCCATAGTGTGAACAGGGAGAATATCAGTATCCTGGTAGAAGAAGCCGCTGATTATCAGCATAAGCTTCAAATTTTAATTGATGCACTGAATAAAGTGCCAGGTGCAGGGGTTATATATGTATCCAGCCGAAAACTTGCTGAACAATTAAGTGGATTTCTACTAGAAAAGGGCTTTGATGGTGTTGCTTATTATCATGGCGGTATGGAAACTAGTGACCGAATCCTGATTCAGCAGCAATTTTTATCTGGGCAGTTAAGAATCATAGTGGCCACCAATGCATTTGGTATGGGGATTAATAAAAATGATATACGATTTATTTTACATGTAAACATGCCGTTGAGTGTGGAGGCATATGTACAGGAAATAGGCAGGGCTGGAAGAGATGGATTGCCGGCAGTGGCCATATTGTTATATTCAGAAGGCGATGAATGGCAAGCTTCCCATCTGATTGAAAGAGATTTTCCAATTCGTTCAGAAATTGAATGGGTTATTCATCATGAGGCCTCCAATCTTACAGCTGAGGAGTTTATTGGTGATGACAAAATAGAACGGATAAAAGAATTAAATAAGGCTTTATTAAAGGGGAATATTCTTGACCCCTATGAACGAATTGAGCGAATAGATGTAGAACTGGAAAATCGAAAAAAAGAAAAACTCATGAAATTATATCTATTGAAAAAATGGATTCTTTCCACTGAGTGCAGAAAGAGCAGCATCGCTTCCTATTTTAATCAGGAGCTACAGAATAAAACAAAGACTTGTTGTGACCGGTGTGGAGCAACACTAGATGAACTTATCGGTATCCTTCCAAAACAACGGCAAGACATCCCTCGGGAAGATCAAAATTGGCGAATGCAATTGAAACAATTATTTACTGGAAGGGCAGAGTAA
- a CDS encoding helix-turn-helix domain-containing protein translates to MIIPYFDGLILYLINALKGQRTVYSPLHILNGKKSSQPIQDARLFNISRFFGVLPKLKRETWDQKIIELTKKGYIKETGINTYVCTQHGKQALSFWEKDYPQLTNLDGRTFQDAAHGFWMRLQLLVQTSSCLLNGNHSFIAVSRNQEEQLLVKKLFKKIPLSSMELAQLLYQELDDLLSNVNEAGAELIVSAFSGHQHAGLTIEQAARKLNIDVFYARLLFWDTIHYMLKASVQSPYILLKELVLIGKPVQSLLTASTQRTLKMLQAGMSKEEVAAVRNLKTNTIEDHLVEIVSNVPDFPIDDFVSATEKEQIKQAIATNETKQLRSLKMVLPSEITYFKIRLVMATIKEV, encoded by the coding sequence ATGATTATACCATATTTTGACGGATTAATACTGTATTTAATAAATGCATTAAAGGGGCAAAGAACAGTATATTCCCCTTTACATATACTTAATGGGAAAAAATCCTCTCAGCCCATTCAAGATGCTCGTTTGTTTAATATATCTCGGTTTTTTGGCGTACTTCCAAAGTTAAAAAGAGAGACTTGGGATCAAAAGATTATTGAATTAACCAAAAAAGGATATATAAAAGAAACAGGTATTAATACCTATGTCTGTACGCAGCATGGTAAACAAGCACTTTCCTTTTGGGAAAAGGATTATCCTCAGTTAACTAACCTGGATGGTCGTACCTTTCAAGATGCAGCTCATGGATTTTGGATGAGGCTGCAATTATTGGTACAAACGTCTTCCTGTTTGCTAAATGGCAATCATTCTTTCATTGCGGTTTCCCGTAATCAAGAGGAACAACTGTTAGTGAAAAAATTATTTAAAAAGATTCCTCTCTCTTCAATGGAATTGGCCCAGCTTCTATATCAGGAGCTTGATGATTTATTAAGTAATGTAAATGAAGCCGGAGCAGAATTAATTGTTTCAGCCTTCTCAGGTCACCAGCATGCGGGTTTGACAATCGAACAGGCTGCACGAAAGCTTAATATAGATGTATTTTATGCGAGACTTCTCTTTTGGGATACTATTCATTATATGCTTAAAGCCAGTGTTCAGTCTCCTTATATACTATTGAAAGAACTTGTGCTTATAGGTAAACCTGTTCAATCTCTTTTAACTGCTTCTACGCAAAGAACATTAAAAATGCTGCAAGCCGGGATGTCCAAAGAAGAAGTAGCAGCCGTACGGAATTTAAAAACGAATACGATTGAAGATCATCTTGTTGAAATCGTTTCAAACGTACCTGATTTTCCGATAGATGATTTTGTAAGTGCAACAGAGAAAGAACAAATCAAACAGGCCATTGCTACTAATGAAACAAAACAGTTAAGATCTTTAAAAATGGTCCTTCCATCTGAGATAACTTATTTTAAAATCAGGCTCGTTATGGCAACTATAAAGGAAGTGTAA
- a CDS encoding ferredoxin, with product MAKFTIVDKETCIACGACGAAAPDIYDYDDEGIAFVTLDDNQGIVEIPDVLLDDMMDAFEGCPTDSIKVADESFDGDALKFE from the coding sequence ATGGCTAAATTTACTATTGTTGACAAAGAAACTTGCATTGCTTGTGGTGCTTGCGGAGCAGCAGCTCCAGATATTTACGATTATGATGATGAAGGTATTGCATTTGTTACTTTAGATGATAACCAAGGTATTGTCGAAATTCCAGATGTTCTGCTTGATGACATGATGGATGCTTTCGAAGGTTGCCCAACAGATTCTATTAAAGTTGCTGACGAATCCTTTGACGGAGACGCATTAAAATTCGAATAG
- a CDS encoding ECF transporter S component, translating into MKSSGVSKIQKMVTIGMLGAIGYVLMIINFPFPGFPTFLQIDFSDIPALIAAIIFGPVAGILVELLKNILDYMMTGSDTGIPIGHFANFIGGVAFILPAYYFYKKIGTKRGMVYGLVGGTIVLALFMSLVNYFILLPSYSVLMNWNMSGTEIRAMITTAIIPFNLIKGTLIAIVFMLLFTKMQGWFSKQSVLRNV; encoded by the coding sequence ATGAAAAGCAGTGGTGTAAGTAAGATTCAAAAAATGGTTACGATTGGGATGTTGGGTGCGATTGGATATGTTCTAATGATTATTAATTTTCCATTCCCTGGTTTTCCAACATTTCTACAAATTGATTTTAGTGATATTCCAGCTTTAATTGCGGCCATCATTTTTGGGCCGGTTGCGGGTATCCTGGTAGAATTATTAAAAAATATTCTGGATTACATGATGACAGGAAGCGACACAGGAATTCCGATTGGGCATTTTGCTAACTTTATCGGAGGCGTCGCGTTTATCCTTCCAGCCTACTATTTTTATAAAAAAATCGGCACCAAAAGAGGCATGGTGTACGGACTTGTAGGAGGCACAATCGTATTAGCTTTATTTATGAGTCTTGTCAATTACTTCATTTTGCTGCCAAGCTACAGTGTGTTAATGAATTGGAACATGTCTGGTACAGAAATTCGAGCAATGATCACCACGGCGATCATTCCTTTCAATTTAATAAAAGGAACCTTAATTGCCATTGTATTTATGCTGTTATTCACTAAAATGCAGGGCTGGTTTTCGAAGCAATCTGTATTGCGAAATGTATAA